GGCAACGGGCTGAAGCGCTGAGCCGACGCCGCCAGTTCCGCGGCCATGCGTCCGGCGACCGACGACCAGTCGCCGGGCGCCGGCTGCCGGAACAGGCGGGCGGTCGGATACCAGGGGCTGTCGTCGCGGCCGGTCAGCCAGCGCCAATCGGGCGAGAAGGGCAGCGCCAGCCAGAGCGGCACGCCGAGCGCCCCGGCCAGATGCGCCGGCCCGGTGCAGGAGGACACCACGATGTCCAGGTTCGCCATGATCGCCGCGGTGTCGGCGAAGTCGGCGATCTCCGGCCCCAGGTCGACGAAGCTGTCCGGCAGGACGGCGTCGGCAAGGTCGGCGCGGCCCGGACCCATCTGCAAGCCGTAGAAGCGGCAGCCCGGCACGTCGAGCAGCCCGCGCAGGCCGGCCAGCTTCGGTGAGCGCTCCCCGTCGCCGGGAAAGCGCGGGTTGCCGGCCCAGACCAACCCGACACGCAGCGCGCCATGCGCCCCCAGCCGGTCGCGCCAGCGGGCGACGCGCAGGGGATCGGGGCGCAGGTAGGGGATATCGGCCAGCACGCCGTCCGCGACGGTGGCGAAGGCACGCGGCAGGCTCATCAGCGGGCATTCGAGGTCGAAGGGCGGCAACGGGTCGCCGCGGGCGATGACCTGCGCCGCGCTCTCCACGCCCTGCATCAGCGGCAACAGCGGGCGCTGCACCTCCAGAACCACCCGACCGCCGCGGGCCGCCACCAGCGGGACGTAGCGCAGGAACTGCAGCGTGTCGCCCAACCCCTGCTCGGCATAGAGCAGGATGGTCCGGCCGTTCAGCGGCTCGCCGCGCCATGTCGGCTGGGTGAAGTGGCGCCAGGGCGGTTCGGCACGGTCGTCATGGCGGCGCCAGTCGAACTCCGGCCAGCCGCGCGCGTAATCGCCGGCCATCAGACAGGCGAAGCCGAGATTCCAATGCAGCCCGGCATCCTGCGGCCGGACGGCCAGGGCGCGGTCGAAGTCGGCAGCCGCCTCTGTTGGGTGGGCCATGGCGATCAGGGCGGTGCCGCGCGCCGCATACAGGGACGAATTTGGCGAGGAGCCGGGCTGCAACCGCTCGGCCGCCGTGAATGCCTCCAGCGACTCCGGGAAGCGGCCGAGCTTGGCCAGGACGGCGCCAAGCACCTCCCACGCCTCGCCGGCATTCCGGTCGAGCGCCAGCGAATCGCGGGCGGCGGTCTCCACCTCCACCCAGCGGCGTTGCGCCGCCAGCGAGGCGGCCAGGGTCGCGTGCGCGACGGCGGAGCGGACGTTCAGGCGGAGCGAACGACGGGCGCAGCGCTCGGCCGACGCGGGATCGCCGGACGACAGCAGGGCAGCTGCCCGGTTTGCCAGCGCGTCGGCATGGCCGGGCGCCAGAGCAAGCGCCTTGGCGGTGGCGAGGAGTGCCGCCTCCGCCTGCCCCAGCCGGCGCAGGGCCCCGGCGCGGCTGGCGTGGGCGTCGGCAAGGTCGGGCAGCAGGCGCAGCGCCCGGCCATAAAGCCGCACCGCGCCATCAAGGGCGCGGGCCGACTGCTCCACCCCGGCGAGGTTGGACAGGCCGCAAGCTCCGTCGGGACGCAACGCCACCGCAAGGCGCAGGATGCGGCCGGCCGCACCGAACCGGCCGGTCTGGGCGGCGAGCACGCCCAGCAGTTCCATGGCGTCGGCATGTTCCGGATCGGCGTTGAGGATTCGGCGATAGATGTCCTCCGCCTCCACCATCCGGCCCGCCTGATGGTGGTCGAGGGCGATCAGCAGGGCCTGCGACAAAGTGACCATCGGGACTCTTGTGGATTGGCGGGAGTGCAGCCTGGGTCCAGATCATGCCCCGGCGCCCCCTCCGCGGTCCAGCCGGGCACGGTCGGAAATCGTCGCAAACGGTCACAGAATCGGGATTTTCCCTGGATTGTCATGAGGCTGACGCATCGCTATTGTCCGCGCCGCATTCCTGAGGAGCGGATCATGACCTCCCGCCCAATCCGGGCACTTTACCAATCCGGCCTCCGCCGGGTCACTCTCGCCGCCGCCCTGATGCTGGGGTTCGGTATCGGTGCCGCGCAGGCCAACGAAGGCGCCAAGTCGAACGGCTGCCCGTGGGCGCAGGACGTGACGCTGGAGATCAACGGCAAGACCCTGACGCTGAAGCAGGATGTCTTCACCACCACCAGCGCCCAGCCGATCGAGATCGAGTCCTTCAAGGTCGTTCCGCTGGTCGACCAGTTGAAGCTGCGCATCATCGGTCCGAAGGGGCGCGAGTGGGAAGCGGCGCTGACCCGTCTGGTCAGCGGCAAGCGCTGCAGTGCCTTCTATGCGGGCAAGCCGGTGCTGGTGTCGAACACGGTGCGCAATCCGGACGAGCTGATTCTGAACAGGTAGGGGCTTTGCTTTTTGCGGAGTTAGACCCCCACCCTGAATCCGTTATCCCAACACCCCCACCAGCTCCTCCAGCGCCGGATCGCCGCCCGGCACCAGCAGCGCCATGTTGGCGGCGGCCAGCGCCACGCTGCCGCCCGGCTGCGGCAGGAACCCGCCGGCGGCGAACAGGCGGTCCTGCTGGACGCGCTCGGCCTCCAGTTCCGCGGCCTTCATGCGGCGGTAGAGGGTATCGTCCTCCGCCTTTGCGCGGCGGCGCAGGGCGCGCAGCGGGCGCACCATCTCCTCGCGCCAGCCGGACACCGCGCCGTCGATGCGGGCGAGGTCCCCGGCGGACAGGCGGACGCCGCACTCCAGCCCGGCCCAGGCGGCGAACAACAGAACATTGACGTCCACCCCACGCCGGTCCTGCAGGGCGAGACAGCAGGCAGGCACACCCGGCCGGCCGTAGACGGCCAGGGAGAAGTCCCAGAACGGGTTCGCCGACTTCGTGCCGGTCATGGGGGGACGCCTGTCATCGGGCCGGTCAGTCGCCGAAGCTGATGTTCAGGCCGCGGGCGGTCTTCACCAGCGCGCCGTCCAACTCGACGCAGGAGTAATGCTCGATCGCTTCGGTAATCGGCACGTCGATAACGCCGCGGTTGGCCCAGGCGACCATACGGTTGAACTTGCCCTCCGCGATGAGATCGACGGCATGGACGCCGAAGGCCGAGGCGATCAGGCGGTCGCGCGGGCTGGGCATGCTGCCGCGCTGGACATGGCCCAACACGGTGACGCGCGTTTCGGCCCCGGTGGCGTCGGCGATCTTCTCGCCAATGTAGTCGCCGATGCCGCCATAGCGCTTCTCGCCGCCCTGGAGGATCTTCTTGACGCCGGTTCCTTCCAGGGTCTTCACCGCTTCCGACACCACGACCAGGGCAAAGTTGCGGCCGGAGTCACGGATGTCCTTGATCTTGGAGGCAATGCTCTCGATGGAATAAGGGATTTCCGGGATCAGGATCACGTCGGCCCCGCCGGCGATTCCGGCCGCCAGCGCGATGTGTCCGGCGTCGCGGCCCATCACCTCCAGAACCATCACGCGGTGGTGGCTGGCGGCAGTGGGCTGCAGACGGTCCAGCGCCTCCACCGCCACGGCGACGGCGGTGTCGTAGCCGACCGATACCTCGGTCTTGCCCAGGTCGTTGTCGATGGTCTTGGGCACGCCCACCATGGGAAAGCCGCCCTTCTGCGCCAGCTTGTGCAGGATGGCGAAGCTGCCGTCACCGCCGATGCCGATCAGCGCGTCCAGACCGAGTTCGCGGTAGCCGCCGATGATCTCGTCGGAACGGTCCTTCAGCGTGCCGTCGGGCATCGGATAGGCGAAGGGGTCGCCGCGGTTGGTCGTGCCCAGGATGGTGCCGCCCTGGCGCATCATGTGGCCGTCGACGCAGCCGAGGTCGAGCGTCTGGTACTGCACCGGGCGCTGGAGCAGGCCCTGGGTGCCTTCCTTGATCCCCAGCACCTGCCAGCCATAGCCGGTGGCGCGGTGAACCACCGCACGGATGACCGCGTTCAACCCGGCGCAATCGCCGCCGCTGGTCAGGATGCCGATACGCTTGCCGGCTTTAATTGGGGCAGTCATTGAGGGTTTCCCGTCCCGTTCGCCTGTTCATTGAAATGGACCACCATGTTACCGGAAAGGGCGTTTCCCGCAATCATTGCCGGTATCCGCAAAGGAGGCATCGGGCCGATCCCCTCGCCGCGGTGATATCCCGGATGGCCAAAGGACCGAACCGGCGGTTTGGCGGTGCCGTGCCGCTGGATTTCTGGTATAGTCCGGCCCGCCCAGCCAACGGGTTACCCGCAAGAGCACCCCCGATCCACCCGGGGCAACGGCCATTCCTAACGG
The Azospirillum sp. TSA2s DNA segment above includes these coding regions:
- a CDS encoding TIGR02444 family protein, with amino-acid sequence MTGTKSANPFWDFSLAVYGRPGVPACCLALQDRRGVDVNVLLFAAWAGLECGVRLSAGDLARIDGAVSGWREEMVRPLRALRRRAKAEDDTLYRRMKAAELEAERVQQDRLFAAGGFLPQPGGSVALAAANMALLVPGGDPALEELVGVLG
- a CDS encoding tetratricopeptide repeat protein; translated protein: MVTLSQALLIALDHHQAGRMVEAEDIYRRILNADPEHADAMELLGVLAAQTGRFGAAGRILRLAVALRPDGACGLSNLAGVEQSARALDGAVRLYGRALRLLPDLADAHASRAGALRRLGQAEAALLATAKALALAPGHADALANRAAALLSSGDPASAERCARRSLRLNVRSAVAHATLAASLAAQRRWVEVETAARDSLALDRNAGEAWEVLGAVLAKLGRFPESLEAFTAAERLQPGSSPNSSLYAARGTALIAMAHPTEAAADFDRALAVRPQDAGLHWNLGFACLMAGDYARGWPEFDWRRHDDRAEPPWRHFTQPTWRGEPLNGRTILLYAEQGLGDTLQFLRYVPLVAARGGRVVLEVQRPLLPLMQGVESAAQVIARGDPLPPFDLECPLMSLPRAFATVADGVLADIPYLRPDPLRVARWRDRLGAHGALRVGLVWAGNPRFPGDGERSPKLAGLRGLLDVPGCRFYGLQMGPGRADLADAVLPDSFVDLGPEIADFADTAAIMANLDIVVSSCTGPAHLAGALGVPLWLALPFSPDWRWLTGRDDSPWYPTARLFRQPAPGDWSSVAGRMAAELAASAQRFSPLP
- a CDS encoding ATP-dependent 6-phosphofructokinase, with the translated sequence MTAPIKAGKRIGILTSGGDCAGLNAVIRAVVHRATGYGWQVLGIKEGTQGLLQRPVQYQTLDLGCVDGHMMRQGGTILGTTNRGDPFAYPMPDGTLKDRSDEIIGGYRELGLDALIGIGGDGSFAILHKLAQKGGFPMVGVPKTIDNDLGKTEVSVGYDTAVAVAVEALDRLQPTAASHHRVMVLEVMGRDAGHIALAAGIAGGADVILIPEIPYSIESIASKIKDIRDSGRNFALVVVSEAVKTLEGTGVKKILQGGEKRYGGIGDYIGEKIADATGAETRVTVLGHVQRGSMPSPRDRLIASAFGVHAVDLIAEGKFNRMVAWANRGVIDVPITEAIEHYSCVELDGALVKTARGLNISFGD